A window of Macrotis lagotis isolate mMagLag1 chromosome X, bilby.v1.9.chrom.fasta, whole genome shotgun sequence contains these coding sequences:
- the STARD8 gene encoding stAR-related lipid transfer protein 8 isoform X1 yields the protein MTLNAYASMKLEVHSQHKPNEDPEEEELCAISNNWTFQRDSRRWSRLGSPDLVVPPGAGLWVASSHESILTNISATSQTSQTGNMARDTLAIVGSPPPEPPDQTMAQLDSPTWASNSSSLFGLPQDVDGPPDKPRKRRTRSFLRHLDSLRRREKPGSPEARPPLGEPHSPTKATAPEKLGKAFSFHSRRSFLSAGFYSSKSQDPDSEAEGARAKDSRLTQDSRWQQQGRWQACLVHVPGDHKPGTFPRSLSIESLCPKEGHCLLDWQKPGSWGPEKRRGSCSSMDSRLSVYDNMPELVGNREEPRDSEPEVNCAQLDDILQDMWGLQKHVELWSQAVCPDIVQPREEEEEEEEEEEDTDSVGEQTFPFSMHLEEEHSMSDMGTSASDFDSTGNSLNETEETEIRERRDSGVGASLTRPCRKLRWHSFQNSHRPSLNSASLELNRQSVAQLNLLHKGSLLRLTALMEKYSVPHKQTWAWSVPKFMKRSKTPSYQGKSVFGVPLLIHMQRTGQPLPQSIQQAMRYLRSQCLDQVGIFRKSGVKSRIQTLRQMNEASPEHVVYEGQSAYDVADLLKQYFRDLPEPIFTSKLTTTFLRLYQSVVPKDQQLLAAQAAVVLLPDENREVLQTLLYFLSDIAAAQENQMTAGNLAVCLAPSIFHLNVSKDSASPRVIPRRGQSGKPAPRDLSENMAATQGLSHMITDCKKLFQVPQDMMLQLCNSYVVTKPSSPPLALAELRVKPGDYLEESVQNLLQEAAERFKGWLNMPGPQHTELASKKVRDGHPLRLWKVTTEVAAPPVAVLHRVLRERAMWDEDLLRAHVLESLAPGVDVYHYVTDSMAPQPSRDFVVIRMWRSDLPRGGCLLVAQSLEPEEPIPEAGVRAILLTSQYLIEPYGLGHSRLIHICRADLRGHSPDWYNKVFGHLCAMEVARIRDSFTTIRPIPETKL from the exons ATGACCCTGAACGCCTATGCCTCGATGAAACTGGAGGTTCACAGTCAGCACAAACCG AATGAAGACCCAGAGGAGGAAGAGTTGTGTGCCATCAGCAACAATTGGACCTTCCAACGGGATAGTCGGCGCTGGTCCCGCCTGGGGTCTCCAGATCTGGTGGTTCCCCCTGGTGCAGGCCTGTGGGTGGCTTCCAGCCACGAAAGCATCCTCACTAACATCAGTGCCACATCCCAGACCAGCCAGACTGGGAACATGGCTCGGGACACACTGGCTATCGTGGGGTCTCCCCCACCAGAGCCCCCAGACCAAACCATGGCCCAGCTTGACTCACCCACTTGGGCCTCCAACTCCAGTTCCCTCTTTGGTCTGCCTCAAGATGTGGATGGCCCCCCAGATAAACCCAGGAAACGCCGTACCCGAAGCTTTCTCCGGCACCTTGACTCTCTGCGGAGAAGGGAGAAGCCAGGAAGCCCCGAGGCCAGGCCTCCCTTGGGGGAACCACATAGTCCCACTAAGGCCACTGCCCCTGAAAAGCTTGGGAAGGCTTTTTCCTTCCACAGTCGCCGAAGCTTCCTCTCAGCTGGCTTCTATTCTTCTAAGAGTCAAGATCCAGACTCAGAGGCTGAGGGGGCTAGGGCTAAGGACTCCAGGCTCACCCAGGACTCAAGATGGCAGCAACAGGGACGCTGGCAGGCCTGTTTGGTGCATGTGCCTGGTGACCACAAGCCAGGTACCTTCCCCCGATCTCTCTCCATTGAAAGCCTGTGCCCCAAGGAGGGGCACTGCCTATTAGACTGGCAGAAGCCAGGGAGCTGGGGCCCAGAAAAACGCCGGGGTTCATGCAGCTCAATGGACAGCCGCCTCAGTGTCTATGACAACATGCCTGAACTGGTGGGCAACAGGGAGGAGCCAAGGGACTCTGAGCCAGAGGTCAACTGTGCCCAACTAGATGACATCCTACAGGACATGTGGGGCCTCCAGAAACACGTGGAGCTCTGGTCTCAGGCCGTGTGTCCAGACATAGTTCAACctagggaggaagaggaggaggaagaagaggaagaggaggacacAGATTCTGTTGGAGAGCAGACCTTCCCCTTTAGCATGCACCTGGAGGAGGAGCACTCCATGTCAGACATGGGCACTTCTGCCAGTGACTTCGACAGCACTGGAAACTCCCTGAATGAAACTGAAGAAACAGAAATCCGAGAACGCCGGGACTCTGGTGTGGGAGCCTCCCTAACCAGGCCCTGCAG GAAACTCCGCTGGCACAGCTTCCAGAACTCCCACCGACCCAGCCTCAACTCTGCTTCCCTTGAACTCAACCGCCAGTCTGTGGCTCAGCTCAATCTACTCCACAAGGGTTCCCTTCTCCGGCTCACAGCCTTAATGGAGAAATATTCTGTGCCCCACAAGCAGACTTGGGCCTG GTCAGTCCCCAAGTTCATGAAAAGGAGCAAAACTCCCAGCTACCAGGGCAAAAGTGTCTTTGGAGTGCCCCTCCTGATCCACATGCAGAGGACAGGGCAGCCTCTGCCTCAGAGCATCCAACAGGCCATGCGTTATCTCCGAAGCCAGTGCCTGGACCAG GTGGGCATTTTCCGCAAGTCTGGGGTGAAGTCCCGTATACAGACCCTGAGGCAGATGAATGAGGCATCCCCTGAGCATGTCGTCTATGAAGGCCAATCAGCCTATGATGTGGCAGACCTGCTGAAGCAGTACTTCAGGGACCTACCTGAGCCTATCTTCACTAGCAAGCTTACCACGACCTTCTTGCGTCTCTATCAGT CAGTTGTTCCAAAGGACCAGCAACTGTTGGCTGCCCAGGCGGCTGTTGTTCTGCTGCCTGATGAGAACAGAGAGGTACTGCAGACCTTGCTTTACTTCCTGAGCGATATCGCTGCTGCCCAAGAAAACCAAATGACTGCTGGCAACCTGGCTGTCTGCTTGGCGCCCTCCATCTTTCACCTCAATGTCTCGAAGGATAGCGCTTCACCAAG agtcattcCCAGACGTGGCCAGTCAGGCAAACCAGCCCCAAGAGACCTGAGTGAGAACATGGCCGCTACCCAGGGCTTGTCCCACATGATTACTGATTGCAAGAAGCTCTTTCAG GTTCCCCAGGACATGATGTTGCAGTTGTGTAATTCTTATGTGGTAACCAAGCCTAGCTCCCCTCCCCTGGCTCTAGCTGAGCTTAGGGTCAAGCCTGGGGACTACCTGGAGGAGAGTGTACAGAACTTGCTCCAGGAGGCTGCTGAGCGATTCAAGGGCTGGCTGAACATGCCTGGACCACAGCACACAGAGCTAGCCAGTAAGAAG GTCCGGGATGGCCACCCCCTGCGCCTGTGGAAAGTGACAACAGAGGTGGCAGCCCCACCTGTGGCTGTCCTCCATCGGGTATTACGTGAAAGAGCCATGTGGGATGAAGACCTGCTGCGGGCTCATGTGCTTGAGTCCCTGGCCCCTGGAGTAGATGTTTACCACTACGTCACAGACAGCATGGCCCCTCAACCTTCCCGAGACTTCGTGGTGATTCG GATGTGGCGCTCAGACCTCCCCCGAGGAGGCTGTCTGCTCGTTGCCCAGTCTTTGGAGCCTGAGGAGCCAATTCCAGAGGCTGGGGTCCGAGCCATCCTGCTCACTTCTCAGTACCTCATAGAGCCCTATGGCCTTGGGCACTCCCGGCTAATTCACATTTGCAGGGCTGACCTCCG AGGCCATTCTCCGGACTGGTATAACAAGGTTTTTGGACACCTGTGTGCCATGGAGGTGGCAAGGATCCGAGACTCCTTCACCACCATTCGGCCCATCCCTGAGACAAAACTGTGA
- the STARD8 gene encoding stAR-related lipid transfer protein 8 isoform X2 gives MTLNAYASMKLEVHSQHKPNEDPEEEELCAISNNWTFQRDSRRWSRLGSPDLVVPPGAGLWVASSHESILTNISATSQTSQTGNMARDTLAIVGSPPPEPPDQTMAQLDSPTWASNSSSLFGLPQDVDGPPDKPRKRRTRSFLRHLDSLRRREKPGSPEARPPLGEPHSPTKATAPEKLGKAFSFHSRRSFLSAGFYSSKSQDPDSEAEGARAKDSRLTQDSRWQQQGRWQACLVHVPGDHKPGTFPRSLSIESLCPKEGHCLLDWQKPGSWGPEKRRGSCSSMDSRLSVYDNMPELVGNREEPRDSEPEVNCAQLDDILQDMWGLQKHVELWSQAVCPDIVQPREEEEEEEEEEEDTDSVGEQTFPFSMHLEEEHSMSDMGTSASDFDSTGNSLNETEETEIRERRDSGVGASLTRPCRKLRWHSFQNSHRPSLNSASLELNRQSVAQLNLLHKGSLLRLTALMEKYSVPHKQTWAWSVPKFMKRSKTPSYQGKSVFGVPLLIHMQRTGQPLPQSIQQAMRYLRSQCLDQVGIFRKSGVKSRIQTLRQMNEASPEHVVYEGQSAYDVADLLKQYFRDLPEPIFTSKLTTTFLRLYQFVPKDQQLLAAQAAVVLLPDENREVLQTLLYFLSDIAAAQENQMTAGNLAVCLAPSIFHLNVSKDSASPRVIPRRGQSGKPAPRDLSENMAATQGLSHMITDCKKLFQVPQDMMLQLCNSYVVTKPSSPPLALAELRVKPGDYLEESVQNLLQEAAERFKGWLNMPGPQHTELASKKVRDGHPLRLWKVTTEVAAPPVAVLHRVLRERAMWDEDLLRAHVLESLAPGVDVYHYVTDSMAPQPSRDFVVIRMWRSDLPRGGCLLVAQSLEPEEPIPEAGVRAILLTSQYLIEPYGLGHSRLIHICRADLRGHSPDWYNKVFGHLCAMEVARIRDSFTTIRPIPETKL, from the exons ATGACCCTGAACGCCTATGCCTCGATGAAACTGGAGGTTCACAGTCAGCACAAACCG AATGAAGACCCAGAGGAGGAAGAGTTGTGTGCCATCAGCAACAATTGGACCTTCCAACGGGATAGTCGGCGCTGGTCCCGCCTGGGGTCTCCAGATCTGGTGGTTCCCCCTGGTGCAGGCCTGTGGGTGGCTTCCAGCCACGAAAGCATCCTCACTAACATCAGTGCCACATCCCAGACCAGCCAGACTGGGAACATGGCTCGGGACACACTGGCTATCGTGGGGTCTCCCCCACCAGAGCCCCCAGACCAAACCATGGCCCAGCTTGACTCACCCACTTGGGCCTCCAACTCCAGTTCCCTCTTTGGTCTGCCTCAAGATGTGGATGGCCCCCCAGATAAACCCAGGAAACGCCGTACCCGAAGCTTTCTCCGGCACCTTGACTCTCTGCGGAGAAGGGAGAAGCCAGGAAGCCCCGAGGCCAGGCCTCCCTTGGGGGAACCACATAGTCCCACTAAGGCCACTGCCCCTGAAAAGCTTGGGAAGGCTTTTTCCTTCCACAGTCGCCGAAGCTTCCTCTCAGCTGGCTTCTATTCTTCTAAGAGTCAAGATCCAGACTCAGAGGCTGAGGGGGCTAGGGCTAAGGACTCCAGGCTCACCCAGGACTCAAGATGGCAGCAACAGGGACGCTGGCAGGCCTGTTTGGTGCATGTGCCTGGTGACCACAAGCCAGGTACCTTCCCCCGATCTCTCTCCATTGAAAGCCTGTGCCCCAAGGAGGGGCACTGCCTATTAGACTGGCAGAAGCCAGGGAGCTGGGGCCCAGAAAAACGCCGGGGTTCATGCAGCTCAATGGACAGCCGCCTCAGTGTCTATGACAACATGCCTGAACTGGTGGGCAACAGGGAGGAGCCAAGGGACTCTGAGCCAGAGGTCAACTGTGCCCAACTAGATGACATCCTACAGGACATGTGGGGCCTCCAGAAACACGTGGAGCTCTGGTCTCAGGCCGTGTGTCCAGACATAGTTCAACctagggaggaagaggaggaggaagaagaggaagaggaggacacAGATTCTGTTGGAGAGCAGACCTTCCCCTTTAGCATGCACCTGGAGGAGGAGCACTCCATGTCAGACATGGGCACTTCTGCCAGTGACTTCGACAGCACTGGAAACTCCCTGAATGAAACTGAAGAAACAGAAATCCGAGAACGCCGGGACTCTGGTGTGGGAGCCTCCCTAACCAGGCCCTGCAG GAAACTCCGCTGGCACAGCTTCCAGAACTCCCACCGACCCAGCCTCAACTCTGCTTCCCTTGAACTCAACCGCCAGTCTGTGGCTCAGCTCAATCTACTCCACAAGGGTTCCCTTCTCCGGCTCACAGCCTTAATGGAGAAATATTCTGTGCCCCACAAGCAGACTTGGGCCTG GTCAGTCCCCAAGTTCATGAAAAGGAGCAAAACTCCCAGCTACCAGGGCAAAAGTGTCTTTGGAGTGCCCCTCCTGATCCACATGCAGAGGACAGGGCAGCCTCTGCCTCAGAGCATCCAACAGGCCATGCGTTATCTCCGAAGCCAGTGCCTGGACCAG GTGGGCATTTTCCGCAAGTCTGGGGTGAAGTCCCGTATACAGACCCTGAGGCAGATGAATGAGGCATCCCCTGAGCATGTCGTCTATGAAGGCCAATCAGCCTATGATGTGGCAGACCTGCTGAAGCAGTACTTCAGGGACCTACCTGAGCCTATCTTCACTAGCAAGCTTACCACGACCTTCTTGCGTCTCTATCAGT TTGTTCCAAAGGACCAGCAACTGTTGGCTGCCCAGGCGGCTGTTGTTCTGCTGCCTGATGAGAACAGAGAGGTACTGCAGACCTTGCTTTACTTCCTGAGCGATATCGCTGCTGCCCAAGAAAACCAAATGACTGCTGGCAACCTGGCTGTCTGCTTGGCGCCCTCCATCTTTCACCTCAATGTCTCGAAGGATAGCGCTTCACCAAG agtcattcCCAGACGTGGCCAGTCAGGCAAACCAGCCCCAAGAGACCTGAGTGAGAACATGGCCGCTACCCAGGGCTTGTCCCACATGATTACTGATTGCAAGAAGCTCTTTCAG GTTCCCCAGGACATGATGTTGCAGTTGTGTAATTCTTATGTGGTAACCAAGCCTAGCTCCCCTCCCCTGGCTCTAGCTGAGCTTAGGGTCAAGCCTGGGGACTACCTGGAGGAGAGTGTACAGAACTTGCTCCAGGAGGCTGCTGAGCGATTCAAGGGCTGGCTGAACATGCCTGGACCACAGCACACAGAGCTAGCCAGTAAGAAG GTCCGGGATGGCCACCCCCTGCGCCTGTGGAAAGTGACAACAGAGGTGGCAGCCCCACCTGTGGCTGTCCTCCATCGGGTATTACGTGAAAGAGCCATGTGGGATGAAGACCTGCTGCGGGCTCATGTGCTTGAGTCCCTGGCCCCTGGAGTAGATGTTTACCACTACGTCACAGACAGCATGGCCCCTCAACCTTCCCGAGACTTCGTGGTGATTCG GATGTGGCGCTCAGACCTCCCCCGAGGAGGCTGTCTGCTCGTTGCCCAGTCTTTGGAGCCTGAGGAGCCAATTCCAGAGGCTGGGGTCCGAGCCATCCTGCTCACTTCTCAGTACCTCATAGAGCCCTATGGCCTTGGGCACTCCCGGCTAATTCACATTTGCAGGGCTGACCTCCG AGGCCATTCTCCGGACTGGTATAACAAGGTTTTTGGACACCTGTGTGCCATGGAGGTGGCAAGGATCCGAGACTCCTTCACCACCATTCGGCCCATCCCTGAGACAAAACTGTGA